CGAGATATGAACGCAGACCCATGCTCAGCCTTCCTTTTCGATGCGTGTCAGATTATCCCGCAGGATTGGGCCGTACTCGTACTTGCCGGCACACACGTAGGTACACAGCGCGAGGTCTTCCTCGTCGAGCTCGAGCGCACCGAGTTTCTGCGCCATGTCGGTGTCGCCGACAATGAGGTAACGCAGCAGCTGCGTCGGCAGAATGTCGAGCGGCATCACGGCTTCGTAGTTGCCGACCGGCACCATGGCGCGCGGGCTGCCATTGGTGGTAGTTGTGAAGTCGAGCTTGCGATCGCCGAACAGCTTCGAGGCAAAGATGTTGAGCACCGAATGCTTGTTGGTGCCCGCACGCAGGTAGTGCATGAACTCGCGTTCGGTCCCTTCCTTGAGGCAAGACACCTGCAGGTGATAGCGGCCGAGGTAGGCACAGGCGCCGCGCGCCGTGCGCCCACCGAAAACCGAGCCCGAAATCACGCGATTGCGCCCGACGGACATCTCGCCAGCGGTCAGCTCGTCAAGGTTGGCGCCCAGACGGGTACGCACCAGACGCGGCTTTTCCACCACCGGACCAGCCAGCGCCACGACGCGCTCTTCCCACAGACGACCGGTGGCAAACAGCTTGCCCATCGCGATCACGTCCTGGTAGTTCAGATACCACACTGACTTGTGCGCATCGACCGGGTCGAGGAAGTGAATGTGCGTACCGGGCAGGCCGGCCGGATGCGGACCGGAGAATGATTCTGCGGTCACGTTGTTCAAATCGGAACCGGGCAGCTTCGCATTTTCGGCGTGGCACAGAAATACCCGCGCCAGCCGGCCAAGCACCTTGAGCCCGCGATTGAAGTCTTCAGCGTACTCGCCGATGACCACGGTGGGGTCGGCTGCCAGCGGATGCGTGTCGATCGCGGTGACGAAGATCGAGCTCGGCGTGGCGTCGATCGCAGGCACCTTGCTCAGGGGCCGGGTGCGCAGCGCAGTCCAGAGCCCGGACTGCTGCAGGTTCTCGCGCACGGCTTCGGGTGCGAGTGCGTCGATCTCGGCGTCGCTGTAGCGCGCGAAGTCGATGGCCTCATCACCTTCGACATCGATGGCCACGGATTGCAGCACACGCTGCTCGCCGCGATGGATGGCGCTGACCACCCCTGCGGCAGGCGCAGTGAAATGCACCCCTTCCGTCTTCTTGTCGGAGAACAACACCTGCCCCAGCTTCACCCGGTCGCCCACCTGCACCGCCATCGTCGGCTTCATGCCGTGATAGTCGAAGCCGATGACGGCCACACTGCGCACCGGCCGTCCGGCTTCAATGCGCTGCGCCGGCGCGCCGGTGACAGGAAGGTCAAGTCCGCGTTTGATTTGTATCATGCGTCTATCGCCCAATCACTCATGAGAATGGTGGAGTCCTGCACGCCGTAGAGCCGCGTTTTACGGCTCACGGGCAACGACCCCGCGTAAACAAACCCGAGAATTATAAGAGATTGTTACCCACCAATCACTTAGGATGATCCGATATAAGACACATTTCTTCAATATAAGCTTTCGTTGAAATGCGAATCGGGCAGCCCGAAGCGGGAACTGCCCGATCCATCAAGGGTTTGCCGCACCGGATGCGATGCGTGCCCTGGCGGCTACATTCGCTCGAAAATGCCCGCCGCCCCCATGCCGGTTCCGATACACATGCTGATCAGGCCGAAGCGCAACTTCGGGTCGCGCTGCATCGCCGCCATCAGGGTGGCCGTACGAATTGCACCGGTGGCACCAAGCGGATGGCCAAGCGCAATCGCGCCGCCAAGCGGATTGACCTTTTCCGGATCGAGTCCGAGCTGGCGCGTCACCGCCAGCGCCTGCGCCGCAAAAGCCTCGTTGAGCTCGATCCAGCCCACGCTGTCCTGTGCCACGTCGGCCATCTTCAGCGCGCGCGGGATGGCTTCGACCGGGCCGATACCCATTACCTGCGGCGGCACCCCGGCCACAGCGTAGCTGCGAAACCGTGCAATCGGGGTCGCGTTGAAGCGTTTCAGTGCCGCTTCGCTCATCAGGAGTACCGCGCCCGCCCCGTCCGACATCTGCGAACTGTTGCCCGCCGTGACCGAGCCGCGCGCGGCAAACACGGGCTTCAGCTTGGCAAGGCGTTCCATCGCAGCATCGGGTCGCGGGCCTTCGTCGTTCTCGAGCACGCGTTCGGCGATACGCACGCTGCCACCTTCGCCTGGCAGATAGGACTGCACCGCATAGGGGGATATCTCGCCGGCGAACTGCCCGGCCGAAATCGCAGCGCAGGCACGGCGGTGCGATTCGACGGCAAAGGCGTCCTGATCCTCACGGCTGACTTTCCACTGCTCGGCCACTTTCTCCGCGGTCAGCCCCATGCCGTAGGCGATCCCGATATTCTCGGCCTTGCTGAAGATTTCCGGGTTGAGACTGACCTTGTTGCCCATGATCTGCGGCATCGCGCTCATGCTCTCGGTACCGGCGGCGATCATCACATCGGCTTCGCCGAGGCGGATGCGGTTGGCGGCATCGGCCACCGCCTGCAGGCCTGAAGCGCAGAAGCGGTTGATGGTGATGCCCGGCACCGTGTCCGGAAGCCCTGCGAGCAGCAGACCGATACGCGACACGTTCATGCCCTGCTCGGCTTCCGGCATGGCACATCCGGTGATCACATCACCGATCTCGGCCGGATCAAGCCCGGGCACCCTGGCGACGACCTCGCGCAGCACCTTGGCCAGCATGTCGTCCGGGCGTACATGGCGGAAAGCGCCGTTACGTCGCGCCACAGGGGTACGCACTGCGGCGACGATGTAGGCGTCCTGAATCTGTTTGTTCATTTGTTCTGTCTCCGAAAGAACTGCTTGTCGGCGTTTCTTCAACACATTTCGCGGTGGTCGGGCTCGTGGTCAGTTGTCGGTTGTCGTGGCGGTTCTGCGCGTTTGTGTTCGTGGCAGATCTCCGCACCGGAAGTGAGTGTTTGTTCTGCGGGCTGCGGAACTCGCCCTTCGGGCTCAGACAGTCCTCGCCCGCGCCACAAACACTCACCCCCGTCACGGCACATCACGGTTGCTCTAGGGCAGGTAAAAGCAAAGACGAAGGCAAAGACTGAGCCGAAAAATAAAAACTACGCTCTGCGTGCGCGAACCTCAAATTTGCAGCCCACGGCCCTGACGCCTGCAAAAACTGCCCTCAAAGCATCGAAACCCGACTCACCCCCCGCCTTTCCCTTAAATAACAACCCCGATCAACCGCAGTGGGGTGTCGGTCATTTGAGCAAGGGGCGAGGACTGTCCGAGCCCGCAGGGCGAGTTCCGCAGCCCCTTGAGCAAATGACCGATGCCCCGCGCAGCGCCCCCGAACCCCAACGCCCGGAAATCCAACCCAACAACCTCAATTCCGCAACGGCTTCCCCGTCTCCAGCATGTACTGAATCCGCTTCTGCGTTTTCTCGGTCTTCAGCAACTCGACAAACTGCGCGCGCTCGACATCCAGAATCCACTGCTCGCTCACCCGTGCATTGGTATCCACCTCCCCACCGCACAGTGCCGTCGCAGCCGCCTTCGCCACCTTGTAGTCATGCTCGGAGATGAAGCCCCCCTCGGCCATGTTCACCAGCATCAGCTCGCAGGTCGCAATACCGTTGCGGCCTGCGACCTTCACCGCAGAACCGGGCAAGGACGACCGCCAGCCCGCCTCTGCCATCGCCCGCGCACGCCGAATCGCCACGTAAAGCAGTTCGTGGGCGTTGAACACGATGTCGTCAGCTGCGCGACCGAAGCCCAGCTGCACCGCCTCGATGCCACTCTTGGCGACCGTCGCCATGGCAATGGTCTGGAACGCATTCTGGATGTAGGGAAACACGTCGCCGCCCGCCGCCCGCTGCGCCATCACATGCGCCTGCAGCGCAAACTCCTTGCTGCCGCCGCCGGCCGGAATCAGCCCCACGCCCGCCTCGACCAGGCCGACATAGCTCTCCAGCGCCAACACCCGATGGGCAGCATGCATCACGAACTCGCAACCGCCGCCCAGCGCCATGCCCTGCACCGCAGCCACGACCGGCACCTGAGCGTGCTTGATCGCCATCGAAGTGCGCTGAAACTTCGCCACCACCTGCTCCAGCATGTCGAACTGTCCCGCGCGGCAGGCCTCGCCGACCTGCTGCAGGTTGGCCCCCACCGCGAACGGCGCATCGTTCCACAGCACCAGACCATCGAGAT
This genomic interval from Parazoarcus communis contains the following:
- a CDS encoding Na(+)-translocating NADH-quinone reductase subunit A; the protein is MIQIKRGLDLPVTGAPAQRIEAGRPVRSVAVIGFDYHGMKPTMAVQVGDRVKLGQVLFSDKKTEGVHFTAPAAGVVSAIHRGEQRVLQSVAIDVEGDEAIDFARYSDAEIDALAPEAVRENLQQSGLWTALRTRPLSKVPAIDATPSSIFVTAIDTHPLAADPTVVIGEYAEDFNRGLKVLGRLARVFLCHAENAKLPGSDLNNVTAESFSGPHPAGLPGTHIHFLDPVDAHKSVWYLNYQDVIAMGKLFATGRLWEERVVALAGPVVEKPRLVRTRLGANLDELTAGEMSVGRNRVISGSVFGGRTARGACAYLGRYHLQVSCLKEGTEREFMHYLRAGTNKHSVLNIFASKLFGDRKLDFTTTTNGSPRAMVPVGNYEAVMPLDILPTQLLRYLIVGDTDMAQKLGALELDEEDLALCTYVCAGKYEYGPILRDNLTRIEKEG
- a CDS encoding acetyl-CoA C-acyltransferase encodes the protein MNKQIQDAYIVAAVRTPVARRNGAFRHVRPDDMLAKVLREVVARVPGLDPAEIGDVITGCAMPEAEQGMNVSRIGLLLAGLPDTVPGITINRFCASGLQAVADAANRIRLGEADVMIAAGTESMSAMPQIMGNKVSLNPEIFSKAENIGIAYGMGLTAEKVAEQWKVSREDQDAFAVESHRRACAAISAGQFAGEISPYAVQSYLPGEGGSVRIAERVLENDEGPRPDAAMERLAKLKPVFAARGSVTAGNSSQMSDGAGAVLLMSEAALKRFNATPIARFRSYAVAGVPPQVMGIGPVEAIPRALKMADVAQDSVGWIELNEAFAAQALAVTRQLGLDPEKVNPLGGAIALGHPLGATGAIRTATLMAAMQRDPKLRFGLISMCIGTGMGAAGIFERM